The genome window CTGCCATTTAGAGGAGCACATGGTTTGCAACATCCAAATAGGAAGTGTGGGTTCGAGGATGGCCACTCCCATATTGGCAAAGCATAGCGAGCCTGAGAGAAACACATATTCCAACAAACAACCTCATGAGGAGCTGCCATGCTTCCTGTGGACACAATGGACCAGCCTATATGGTGCAATAGAAGGGGAGGTCCAGAGGATGAGGTCACCATGGTGATCAGCTCACCTGCACTGATGAGGATGTAAGGGTCCTTCAGCAGGGTTAGCAGTGGGGTTCCCTCCGCACTCTGAAATGGATACACGCaccaacacatgcacgcacacatatttgCAATGCTCCATTTGAATTcccaaattacatttatttccaCTGGAACTCTAAATGTctgagatagacagacagacagacacacacacacacacacacacacacacacacacacacacacacacacacacacacacacacacacacacacacacacacacacacacacacacacacacacacacacacacacagagaaacacacactttGTATAAAGTTGCGAGAGTTAAACGTTTACTCACCCCAGGGCAGATCTTAGATGGTTGCAGAATACAAAGTTGTAAagctaaacacacaaacacacgaatacgcacacatacacgcaggcatgcacacacacacacgtacacacacacacaccgatacaaCCTGTCAACAACTATTTGAGGCTTTAACACCCATCAACAtctaaataaaacattaaagaaATAGTTATGAGGCGGTGAGAGTGCATTGTTGTCGTAAGTAGTTTTTTACCTCCATCAAACAACGCCAGGAAGGCGAGGATGAGGAAGGGGGCGCTCTTCCCAACAAATTCATACATCACACTGCCGAATGGAGCTCcgactggaaaacacacacacacacacacacacacacacacacacacacacacacacacacacacacacacacacacacacacaatagacattatgctttattaaaaaacacacattacGTGATATTTATATGTTCAATATTCACATCAAATATAGAATTATTGTATACAgtatacattacattacatttattaagCTGTTGCTTTTGTCCAAATCGTGAGGGTTTGGTTATGTAATGAATAGACAACCAAAAACATCTCAAGAAACATGCTCCAGTCCATAAAAGTCCATCAAATAAGCCAACTGCTTATTTTATCATTCATCATTGTTTTGTTCACATCAGTTACTGGTTGCACATTTCGTTCCACATGCAACGTTGATTGAGTGTGTCATtggtgtgtgaagtgtgtgtgtaatgtgttttaAGGTTAGCCTTACTGAGAACTCCCATGGCCAGTCCTCCCAGAGCAACTCCCATGGCAACGCCCCTCTCCTCATCATTTGTGTACACACTGGCAAGCATCCCTAAACctacgcatccacacacacacacacatgcgaggacacacatacatacacccacacacaaacacacacacacacacacacacacacacacacataaatacattttaacacACAATTATGATATTTTGCTGATGGTGACTTTTATTGTAATGAttatgataatgatgataataagggtgatgatgatgatgatgatggtgatgatgattaCCTGCCacagaggaaaaggaggagccGATTCCCTGAAGAGAACGAGCGAAGACCAACAGTGCATAGGAACCTGAGAAGgcaaacactgacacaaacacacacacacacatgcacatggttAGACACTGAAGCGCCAACACAAAGACTTACACCAACGATACTGCCCTCAGTCACGCACATTCACACGTAGCTTGACACAGCATACCGTTACATACTGGCGGAAACACAAACTACTACACAATGTTACACTGTACTGTTATGTACCAGTCAACAttgatgcacacgcacacctttATAATCACACACTGTTACATtgctacacactgacacacacaagtgcatgcAGACAGATGTCACAAGCCATAGGGGGTGAAAAAAACAGcgaggaagaaaggaagggatgtaggagagagaggagagattgaTGAAAAAAGGGATGATAGAGAGATTGAAGatagagaggtagggagagatgGATGAAAAAAggttgatggagagagagatggaagagagagagagaggtagatagaAAAGGTTGAGAAAGGGTAGTGAGAGTAAGATGGAGAAGACAGAGGTAGAGGCATAAGCAAGAGTTTTTAACTTACGAATTGTGGAGAGAAACATGATGATGAACCCAGCGAACATTGGGATATGATATCCAATCCTacataaacacaagcacacacacacacacacacacacacacacacacacacacacacacacacacacacacacacacacacacacacacacacacacacaaaaagacacatacacacacaagacaaacTATATAGTTTCAGTCAGTTCCATGGATTAGTGGTAGCATTAGAACAAAGCCtgtcttgtgtgttttgtgtgtgtgtttgtgtgtgtgcttcagcaagggtgtgtgtgtttatgttataAGCACCACGTGTGATATATTATTTGAGGTCAATCTAGAGACAAACCTATGCGGGTCATGCATTCTTCTGCAGCCTGGTGTGCTACCTGTTAGTCAGCGGTCCGATGAAGGGGTTAACCAGGAGCTGGACCACAGCTTTAGAAGCAAACAGGAGACCCACGCggacgttctcctcctccaggaacaAACTGTCCTGCAGACAGGAGCCGGCCAgctgtggtggagggggaggatatCAGAACAGGACTGTACGTCCTGTTGTGGGTCTGTTCGAGATGCTTTCCTTGTTCTCCATCATACCCCGCTGTTCCATCGTCCACTCGTTGAAGCTGCTGGACCAGAAGCTAAATTGTCCGTAAATCATTCTATCTAACAGGAAGTGTTTTAGCGATCCGTCCACTATAATAGCATAGATTTACATATCCCGCCGTACAGCCACACAAAGTCTGAGGGTTTTAATTTGTCAGATCGCAGATCAGTCGACTTTAATGACACTGAAGCAGCTAAGCTATCCCGATGGCTCCTGTATCCCACACGGCTCCTTTATGCTGCTCCTGCTGGTGCTTGAGGCTCGAGAGATCAAGCCTCAGCATGATCATTAGGAAACAGTTTGTAGACCTTagaagaggggagaggctgAGAGTTGCGGGAGGGAGAAGGTATATTGTataattttgtgtttttgtggttcTGTCCTGTGTCACCTACGGTTGTGTTGCTGTCAGACTGGTTTGTGTTTCCGGGAGCTGGTATGGACGGGAGGGGGGAGTCTTCCTCCAGGGACACCGCTGAGAACGATGTAGGCTCCAGGACCTGTGACGCCTGCTGGGATTGTGAACCCTGGAGAGGTGCACTGTGGCTGGGCTGGAGGAGCGGCGTGGGCTTGGTGATCTGAGGGGGTGAACCGGTATGGTCCAGGGCGTAGAGAAATGTGGGAATGATCGGCACTAGGGATGGAGAATTGATAATgagagaaagaaacaaaaaTCAATAGTCTTGTTCGATATTCAAACAACGTGTGTTTTAAGATGCTTGTCCCTGTAAGGCCACTGAGGAGCGAATGGAGAGGCTCTTAGCCTGTGATCCTTTTAACCCAGTGTGCCGTCTGTCAGACTGACTTAGCAACAGCCTGAGAAAAGTGGACAGCAGCAAATGTCAGGCCACTGGAGGCCACTTTGTAGgcggcatgcgtgtgtgtgtgtgtgtgtgtgtgtgtgtgtgtgtgtgtgtgtgtgtgtgtgtgtgtgtgtgtgtgtgtgtgtgtgtgtgtgtgtgtgtgtgtgtgtgtgtgtgtgtgtgtgtgtgtgtgtgtgtgtgtgtgcgtgtgtgcatgtgtgtgtgtgtatgagctcACCCACTACAGTCAGCAACATGTTGTCCAGCAGCAgggccacacacaccaccaccaggacCAGCCTAGGGGACTCCCGCCCCCCCTGGAGCCAGTAGGAAGGCTTCCACACACTCATGACttccgggcacacacacacacacacacacacacacacacacacgcacacacacgcacacacacacacacacacacacacacacacacacacacacacacacacacacacacacacacacacacacacacacacacacacacagacacagacatacacacagacataaccccaaaagcccacacacacacgcacatacaagtACCCACAGTCATAGACATTTCCAAAAAAGTATCATCAATATTACAATACAACAAAATACAATTTTCCAAGACAAGAATATTGACATGAATGAAttgaacatttatatttatatactaatattaaatatatacatatatatgtatatatatatatatatatatatacacacacatattagtgctgtcagttaaacgcgttattaacggcgttaacgcagaccaattttaacggcgttaatttttttaccgcacgattaacgcaaattcttatttaaaaaaaaataatgttttgttttttgttgttttttcaaaacaaagaagcagtaacCTGattgctatgttcaaggcagtatgtttgtatgtttatcgtttaattgcactataggcttttttttgtatcgtcctgttttgatcagtatatgccaatgttgttatcaataaaaaaacatttgcacaaggcaagccgatgcacttctccatattgataagagcattaaaatgagaacaattaatgggacaaagaaatcaagggatatttagcatagaaaaaagatttgcgattaatcgtgagttaactatgacattaatgcgattaaatattttaatcgcttgacagcactaatatatatatatatgcatgcatgcatgtgaagACACATTTTCAACATTTGGCTGCCATCTAGCAATAGCAGAACAGTCTAAATGTGTTACTGTGTTCCTTTAGTACACTATGACCAAAGCCTTAGAGCGCTAGCACTATGTAACATGGAGCTCTGCTCACCATTATCATCTTATCTGTCGTTTACAtcatgcatcacacacacacacacacacatgcactcactcacatgcacgcacacacacccatgcacacacacacaaatacacacaaaaacgcacctacacacaaccacactcatGTGACCACCCACCTTCACACGCACATGTACAAGCAAACACATACGCTTGCACggccccacacgcacacacacacacacacacacacacacacacgcgcatacacccgtacacactcgcacaaacacacacaaatacacgcacatacacacatacatgcgctTGCATTGCCCAACATACACAAgaacacatacaaagacacacacacccgcaaacATGCAAGAACACaattgcatatacacacacgccccatcacgcacacacacacacacacacacacacacacacacacatacacacacacatacacacacaaactaatacacacacacatacacaagcaaaaACACGCCCATGCACGGcctcaaatgcacacacacacacacacagaaaaacacacacacaaacattagcttacacagagacacacacacacacacacacacacacacacacacacatacatacatacacacacacacacacacacatagacaaacacacacacacacacacaaacgtacatgcACAGACAAGATATGCACtgacaaaataaagaaataaacctCTGTAGTCTACCATTTTCTTTCACTGTCCCACATTATCTTTCCATCCTTCTATTTTGgaacacaaatgcatacacaagcacacacaggcacacacacacacacacacacacacacacacacacacacacacacacacacacacacacacacacacacacacacacacagagacactatgGAGCACAGACTGAAAGTGCGCTTTTGCTATCTCGATCAAATCTAACATCAATCACTTCAAATAATAGAAACATTTCTGATTCTTCTGATTATTTTTAAAAATAATGCTGAATATTGATTATATTACTAATAATGTAACTATTAATATTATACTCTATATAAATATACTTAAATTAtactaatattataatattatacttTGTTAATCATCATTATTGTACTTTAGAATAGAAGTAGTAAGTCCAATCCTCTTATTTTCCCCAGATACTTTCAGGTGACGGACAGGCAATTTTATGGACAGGGCAGGCAGACttccagacagacaggtagacaggcaggcagacaggcagacagacaggcatgcagatagacagacagacaggtagatagacagacagacagacagacagacagacagacagacagacagacagacagacagacagacagacagacagacagacagacagacagagagaaagccgGGTTACCTGGAGAAAGACGGATTTGTAGTACAGGAGTTATCCATTCGGTCCGCTGTGGCTGTTTATATATCGTGCCtttgggggagggtggggggtctcttctacacacacacaaatccacgcacgcgtgtgtgtgtgtgtgtgtgtgtgtgtgtgtgtgtgtgtgtgtgtgtgtgtgtgtgtgtgtgtgtgtgtgtgtgtgtgtgtgtgtgtgtgtgtgtgtgtgtgtgtgtgtgtgtgtgtgtttgtgtgtgcatgtgtgtgtgtgtagatgtaggTGATAAGGTCTTATTGTCCTTCTTGCCTCCAGGTTATAAAAGCAGAGCAGATGCTGGCAATTACTTCCCttactggcacacacacacacacacacacacacacacacacacacacacacacacacacacacacacacacacacacacacacacacacacacacacacacacacacacacacacacacacacacacacacacacacacacacacacaaactcacagacacacacaccatcacagacacacacacaccctcacagacACACGAGTGCACTCtcccacaaacagacacacacgaacaccCTCACATCGCGGCCTATTGGCAATGTTTTCCTAGGGTGTTTGATCTGGCAACAGATTTTGAAAAGAACAGGAGTGAAACCGGAGCAGAACCAGAGTGGACCGGCAGGACATGGAATCAATCCAAATTTCCCCTTGAATGGAACCCGACCAAACTCAGTCCTGTGCTCCAGCACCTCCCGGTCTGTGTGGTGAGCACAATGCACCTTGCGTTGTGTTAGCTGCCAAAGGATCCACCATACTGGAACCACTGTACTGTTCAGCAGACCCACGACAGAGAACAAAACAAGGATGAGGTCCCCACTGAGCGCTGAAGGGTGTGTACAAGCGGGCTTAACCGACGGTACCCCAGAGGTCAATGGGATGGTACTTGTCGGATGTCCAGCCGCTCATCCCTTCTTCAATCCTAATCAAGAGAGCATGAAGCATTGGATCTATATTGGGAAATAGGAGGATTTCAAATTCAAAagattcaaaggtttttatttgtcaCGTGCTTATACAGGATATGcagtgaaatgtttgtgtgACATAATCTGTATTTTCTGTGCAAAAAAAGTCAGGGCTGATGGGGATCCTTGATTATCCTCCTGGCCCTGCTGGTACAGCGTCTGGTGTATAAGTCCCGCAGAGGGGGGAGTGGGTTGGCCATGGTCCGCTCAGCTGACCTCACCACCCTCTGCAGGGCTCGCTAGTCCCGACAGGAGCTGTTTCAGTACCAGACAGATATAGCTCCAGTCAGTATACTCTGTGTAGTGGCAGAGTAGAAGGAATCAGGATCcattgagggagggagtgggatgTTTGCCCTCCCTCTGACAACCTGAGGCATGGCAGTCAGGAAGTCCAAGATCCATGCACACATTGATGGGTTCAGGTTTGTCTCTCCGAGTGGACGGGCGGTGGTGCTTGCAAAGGAGGGacatttttttttgtagttgGACCTTAAGGAGGCTGAAATGGCCCTCCTCTATTTCAGCCACAGCCAAGGTCCATGATTGCCCccagtggtacgcgtaccagAGGTTGGAAACCACTGTGTGGGAGCAGCGTTTTGGTGCGCAAGTGTACTGCAGGTGGTACGCAGGATTTTATTCTTGAATGGGACTAATTAAAGTAATAGAATAAatgcatggaaaaaaaaaatgcaacacTATTGTTCACTAAATAAAGTATTATGCATTGTTATTATTTGAAGACTAGTCAAGCTTAGTGCGTTCCACCATGTTTTCCATTGTAATTCCTTCCATTGATGTTTTGTGTTAACTTTTGTTTGCTTAATAAACCCACCGGGAGCATAATAAGCATTGCTGACCACTGGCCAATAGGAAGTGGGACGGTCAAAAATAAATCCCTTTAAGCTTTAAAAATGACAATTCTATCCAGTGTTGAGGGCTGAATGTTTGATGAGTCACTTGAGGAGGTCGGCTACCTGAGGAGTTGAAACATCAAATAATCTGTCCTAAAGACCTCCACATCTCCCCTTGTACGGTTGTCAGATACATGAGCAGTTATTTCCTGGTGAATGCTTTTTGAACATCGATACCCATAGTCTGAAGATAACAAAGTCGCCCACCCTATGATCAGAATAGTAGTGTAGCGTGTGTAGTGTGGAGCACTGACTGGACACAGACTGACAGTGTGTGACTGactgtacacacactgactgtacactgactgactgactggcaaCACAGACCTGATGGCCCCAGCTTCATGTGACCTCCAGGTACCAGCCTACTCTCTGCCACACATCTTCTGAGGTCAACTTACAACTGGTTTTAATAGTCAGAGACATTAGTTCATCAATAAATTCAACCATCTATTAATAGTAACagatattaattaataataataataataatacatttaatttagaggcgcctttcaagacacccaaggtcaccttacagagcatatagtcatcattcaaaacgatgtaaaacagactaggaataaaaggaaaacagaggttaaacatgaagaataataataattaataacactcaaagacgcctaaagtgaaggggggacctcactaaccaccaatAATTAACCTAAGTTAATTATTCATTAACTTAGGTTATCTTAGGTTATCTGGTTTTAATAGTCCTAGATATTAGTAATTTATCAACTTAGGTTATCTGATTTTAATAGTCCTAGAAATGAATTATTCATTAACTTAGGTTATCTGATTTTATATAGTCCTCGATATTAGTAATTCATTAACTTAGTTTATGTTAGGTTATCTGGTTCTAATAGTCCTCGATATTAGTTATTCATTAACTGAGGTTATCTTAGGTTATCTGGTTTTATTATCTGGTTTTATTATCCTAGATATTAGTTATTCATTCCATGACTTAAGGGAGGGGAGATCGGGTATCTCCGCTTTCCGGTTCTTGTTTCCAGTTTAGATTTGCTTTGTTTGGGTAGATTAAGGGGAAAGTACCTGGGTCCTGGCCCATCGCGGGGTGGTCCTGGGgaaatttcttatttattttttcattattggTTAGGTCTCCCCATGTAGTTAAATTGATGCTGCTAAACCCAGTAAAATGATTCAGTCTTTTCTCTTTGCCCTCTTGTATGTACGGTAAGATACCGTAAGACAGCTCTACTTCCTGTCGGGCGCCTCTAATAACAAACCCCTCGACGATCCAGAGGGACTTTGACTTGACACTAGACTCTGGCTCCATGATGCCTGGTTAACCTCTGACCTCAAGAGTATTACTAAACCTGACATGTTTACTTACTGCCAGTTACATTGGTAATCACACTATCACTTTGTCCTCATTGAATTGGGAATttattgcttttgttttttatttaatttaaattaattaattttggAAATGAATTAACGGTTCAAATAAATCGCATTGCTGGGAAGACGAGAAAACTGTTTATTTATTCCATCAGATGAATATACCACTCTTGGCATGCCCTTGATTACATTCAGTGATCAAGGGATTGTTTATGTAAATGCCCTAGTTTGCAGATGTGGTGCCATCGGGTGCCCAGAGACACACCACACGCATCTGGAACATTCTGAGGGTGATGATGACCAACTTGAGGCGGACAACAGATAGGGATGGAGCACAACAGCATCAGAACCTGGTCTAACCAGTGGTCTGGGaagatcgaacacacaagcatCCCAATCATTTCTGCGACCATTTCCAGTACTAGCCACTTGGATTCCCCTCATGGGATTGGCTCCATAGAAGGAGTTGTACTAATTGGACATGAGACACAAGAGAAACAGGAAGCAtgcaaacatatttttttgggGTTCTTGgtatttatgttttaaataaattttGGTTAATGTTAATGAATCCTTTTGGTTAATGAATCCTGACCAAGCCTTCTGCCCTCAGCTCCTTGTCTTTTGCCCTCACCTGCTTGTCTTTTGCCCTCACCTCCTCGCCTTCTGCCCTTACCTCCTTGCCTTCTGCCCTCAACTCCTTGACTTCTGCCCTCACCTCCTTGCCTTTTGCCCTCACCTCCTTGCCTTTGCCCTCCCTCGTTGCCTTTTTCCCTCGTCGCCTTTCCTTTTGCCCTCCCTCCTTGCCTTTTGCCCTCACCACCTTTCCTTTTGCCCTCCCTACTTCCCTTCTGCCCTCACCTCCTTGCCCTTAGCCCTCACCACTTTGCCTTTGGGTCTATAATGAAGGTTGCTTGAACTGGCACTGCACTGGCGGGCAGGTAGGTGCTGAATGAGGTGTAGTTGATGTTGTTTAGAGGTCGCTGCCTGTGTTGGTGTTTTGGTTCTGTCTCAAAAGATGGCGCCCAGCGGTATGTAACTTGACATTCCCTATAATCAGAGGAGTTCTGGCGATGTCCTGAACTATAATAAAACCCCTAAGAGTAGCTTAGATGGAATCATTTTGCATGTCTTGCGAATGCTCTTGTTTTCCTGTTCTGCAGAATAAATATTTTGATACTTGTGTTTAAGGATAACGATTCAGATGTGAGTGGTCAAGTTCCTCTCACTTATATGCGTGCAGAGGTTTGAATTCCATTCCAGCATTCAATCGgattacatttttgtttgatgTTGTACATTCAACAGGTTCTAACTGCTGTTTTCATTTCAAACCTCAAATACATGTTCTGTAAGTTAAAAGCCCAACCCAAGGGTGCAGATCTTAGTACAAGGGGGACCATAAACATGTTATTTGATCAACTGTATTTTCTGGAAGAGACATCTTTATTATCCACAACTTATACTTAATGATCTgccaaaacagacacacagccattaATAGTAgctaaaaatatatttgaattaAGCACTTTCAGGCCATCAGTACCTATTTTTTAGAGGAGGACATAAACAAAACCTTTGAAAAAGGGTTGTCTTTATGCGTGAATTATTTAAAAATTGGCTtctgttaaatatatattttcaattaTATACATTTAGAAATAATTTATATTCATGTTCATCATGTTATTAAGAAGATTGCGGGACACGTCCCCTCCCCCGGGGTCTACGCCCATGACCCGACCCGTCATCATGTTGTCTTCAAAGCGGAGTTGCGGCTAGATCCGTTGAGCTTCAAGCCccagcagtagcagcaggaggagccatATGGAATATAGAACCATAGGACAGCTGAGCGGCCTCAGCGGCGTTAAAGTGGATGTCGTCTGTTCGCTGATGTACCCTCGACGTCAAGCAGATCCATGGCCATTCAAGGGCCTATACATGATCGATTTAAAATAGTTTTCATTATGATTGATAACCTTCTAATTTAATGTCATGAATCTGCATCTATACTTTTGCAACACTAACATTTCTGTATATTCATGTTCTCATTTGTAATATTATCTTTTTTCATTCTGGGTCAGAATCGGGAGATGTGAATTGTGAA of Gadus macrocephalus chromosome 11, ASM3116895v1 contains these proteins:
- the LOC132467947 gene encoding chromaffin granule amine transporter isoform X2, with product MSVWKPSYWLQGGRESPRLVLVVVCVALLLDNMLLTVVVPIIPTFLYALDHTGSPPQITKPTPLLQPSHSAPLQGSQSQQASQVLEPTSFSAVSLEEDSPLPSIPAPGNTNQSDSNTTLAGSCLQDSLFLEEENVRVGLLFASKAVVQLLVNPFIGPLTNRIGYHIPMFAGFIIMFLSTILFAFSGSYALLVFARSLQGIGSSFSSVAGLGMLASVYTNDEERGVAMGVALGGLAMGVLIGAPFGSVMYEFVGKSAPFLILAFLALFDGALQLCILQPSKICPGSAEGTPLLTLLKDPYILISAGSLCFANMGVAILEPTLPIWMLQTMCSSKWQLGMAFLPASISYLIGTNLFGVLANKMGRWLCSMLGMFFIGISLLCVPFATSIYGLIGPNAGLGFAIGMVDSSMMAIMGYLVDIRHASVYGSVYAIADVALCMGYAIGPSTAGAVVQAIGFPALMVVIGVVNILYAPLCCLLRNPAIREEKLCIMQQECPMDRVCYSTEGSPNLPMRDEEE
- the LOC132467947 gene encoding chromaffin granule amine transporter isoform X1, translated to MSVWKPSYWLQGGRESPRLVLVVVCVALLLDNMLLTVVVPIIPTFLYALDHTGSPPQITKPTPLLQPSHSAPLQGSQSQQASQVLEPTSFSAVSLEEDSPLPSIPAPGNTNQSDSNTTLAGSCLQDSLFLEEENVRVGLLFASKAVVQLLVNPFIGPLTNRIGYHIPMFAGFIIMFLSTILFAFSGSYALLVFARSLQGIGSSFSSVAGLGMLASVYTNDEERGVAMGVALGGLAMGVLIGAPFGSVMYEFVGKSAPFLILAFLALFDGALQLCILQPSKICPGSAEGTPLLTLLKDPYILISAGSLCFANMGVAILEPTLPIWMLQTMCSSKWQLGMAFLPASISYLIGTNLFGVLANKMGRWLCSMLGMFFIGISLLCVPFATSIYGLIGPNAGLGFAIGMVDSSMMAIMGYLVDIRHASVYGSVYAIADVALCMGYAIGNTHTHTHTHTHTHTHTHTHTHTHTHTHTHTHTHTHTHTHTHTHTHTHTHTLPRVNKGLTVYLNITGYKHAQRTQFKGLFHPNAADHLHWLNGIK